One stretch of Jiangella gansuensis DSM 44835 DNA includes these proteins:
- a CDS encoding glycoside hydrolase family 13 protein: MTQASRDWWRDAIIYQVYIRSFADGTGDGEGDIAGLRDRLPYLRDLGVDALWINPWYPSPLNDGGYDVADFRDIDPRFGDLAQAKSLLDEAHGLGLKILLDIVPNHSSWDHQWFKDALAAGPGSPERQRYIFRDGTGPDGSQPPNNWRSVFGGPAWERVTEPDGSPGQWYFHIFDVSQPDFDWENPEVRTEFLDILRFWFDLGVDGFRIDVAHGMVKDMDGPDLPYEDSGLLDRPSIADHPFFDRDGVHDIYRGWREIADSYDPPRLYVAEAWVEPAERLARYLRDDELHSAFNFEYLKSAWSAAELRRSIDSSITVLASVGAPATWVLENHDVERVVTRYGRDNTGAGTGSTRIAIGPTDLDLGTHRARAAALLMLSLPGGAYIYQGQELGLPEVLDLPEESLQDPVWERSGHTERGRDGCRVPLPWTVDGSSNGFGSNGSWLPQPAGWGSRSVEAAEADPDSMLALYRTALRLRRSIPAVEPLSWVDTDAEVLAFQRGGSFACVVNFGEAPATLPAHREVLLTSGPLTEDGALPTDTAAWLAI; the protein is encoded by the coding sequence CCCGTGACTGGTGGAGAGACGCCATCATCTACCAGGTCTACATCCGCTCCTTCGCAGACGGCACCGGCGACGGCGAAGGCGACATCGCCGGTCTCCGTGACCGGCTCCCCTACCTACGTGACCTCGGCGTCGACGCGCTGTGGATCAACCCGTGGTACCCGTCGCCGCTCAACGACGGTGGCTACGACGTCGCCGACTTCCGCGACATCGACCCGCGCTTCGGCGACCTGGCCCAGGCCAAGTCGCTGCTCGACGAGGCACACGGGCTGGGCCTGAAGATCCTGCTGGACATCGTGCCCAACCACAGCTCGTGGGACCACCAGTGGTTCAAGGATGCCCTCGCGGCCGGGCCGGGGTCGCCCGAGCGGCAGCGCTACATCTTCCGCGACGGCACCGGCCCCGACGGCAGCCAGCCGCCGAACAACTGGCGCAGCGTGTTCGGCGGGCCGGCGTGGGAGCGGGTGACCGAGCCCGACGGCTCCCCCGGCCAGTGGTACTTCCACATCTTCGACGTCTCCCAGCCCGACTTCGACTGGGAGAACCCCGAGGTCAGGACCGAGTTCCTGGACATCTTGCGGTTCTGGTTCGACCTCGGCGTCGACGGGTTCCGCATCGACGTCGCGCACGGCATGGTCAAGGACATGGACGGGCCCGACCTGCCGTATGAGGACTCCGGCCTGCTCGACCGCCCGAGCATCGCCGATCACCCCTTCTTCGACCGCGACGGCGTACACGACATCTACCGCGGCTGGCGCGAGATCGCCGACTCCTACGACCCGCCGAGGCTCTACGTCGCCGAGGCGTGGGTCGAGCCGGCCGAGCGGCTGGCCCGCTACCTGCGCGACGACGAACTGCACAGCGCGTTCAACTTCGAGTACTTGAAGTCCGCCTGGTCCGCCGCCGAGCTGCGCCGCTCGATCGACAGCTCCATCACCGTGCTGGCCTCGGTCGGCGCCCCGGCCACCTGGGTGCTCGAGAACCACGACGTGGAACGGGTCGTCACCCGGTACGGCCGCGACAACACCGGCGCCGGCACCGGCTCCACCCGTATCGCCATCGGCCCCACCGACCTGGACCTGGGCACGCACCGGGCGCGCGCCGCCGCGCTGCTCATGCTGTCGCTTCCCGGCGGCGCCTACATCTACCAGGGCCAGGAGCTGGGCCTGCCCGAGGTACTGGACCTGCCGGAGGAGTCGCTGCAGGACCCGGTGTGGGAACGTTCCGGTCACACCGAGCGGGGCCGCGACGGCTGCCGGGTGCCGCTGCCGTGGACCGTCGACGGGTCCTCGAACGGCTTCGGGTCGAACGGGTCGTGGCTGCCGCAGCCGGCCGGTTGGGGTTCGCGGTCGGTCGAGGCAGCCGAGGCGGACCCGGACTCCATGCTCGCGCTGTACCGGACCGCCCTGCGGCTACGCCGGTCCATCCCGGCCGTCGAGCCGCTGAGCTGGGTCGACACCGACGCCGAGGTGCTGGCGTTCCAGCGCGGCGGCAGCTTCGCCTGCGTCGTGAACTTCGGTGAGGCGCCCGCCACGCTGCCGGCGCACCGGGAAGTACTGCTGACCAGCGGGCCGCTGACCGAGGACGGGGCGTTGCCCACCGACACGGCCGCCTGGCTGGCGATCTAG